One window from the genome of Musa acuminata AAA Group cultivar baxijiao chromosome BXJ1-4, Cavendish_Baxijiao_AAA, whole genome shotgun sequence encodes:
- the LOC135671949 gene encoding putative E3 ubiquitin-protein ligase RING1a, whose product MPAQKRPLTPPPLDDQLPAPDEPPPSPLPPPPLSTQQQQQQKQEPDKEDAGGGEADEGKAPAETPLAQDDSDGGSGGGQSSNEDDDEAEKPEFILVKLADIRKEVQCPICLGIIRKTRTVMECLHRFCRECIDKSMRLGNNECPACRTHCASRRSLRDDPNYDALIATLYPDIDKYEEEELAFHEEEKSRNKKIQAYITETFRRQSEALGRRRSTAKAAAVFGRKPQGSYRNHLRGRGRSIGGETAAAGSDEEEEEANGNDVTKDTSSADEPSPEQRPKRCKRWGAPRSSPARTAGSGDVGSEENDDFEVNREPLGTSPLRAGNREMLAWGKNGTRSQTRHSSTSGLNGRLVKGGRLAKLVDCLRNLDEADDEFDVHLTLVPLDDENMPNLEQPYLCCRPTLSIRHLCQFIALQTSVQAEEVEMYARKPQCRNLAVGASNSMDEASTDPSIGLQMLEGQESLAAICASFTSDQGEMVLVYRRKIQG is encoded by the exons ATGCCTGCCCAAAAGCGCCCGCTTACTCCTCCGCCCTTGGACGACCAACTCCCCGCCCCCGACGAGCCCCCTCCttcgcctcttcctcctccgccgcTCTCcactcagcagcagcagcagcagaagcaggaGCCGGACAAAGAGGATGCTGGCGGCGGCGAAGCGGACGAGGGTAAGGCGCCGGCGGAGACTCCTCTAGCACAGGACG ATTCTGATGGCGGAAGCGGTGGCGGTCAATCGTCGAACGAGGACGACGACGAGGCCGAGAAACCGGA ATTTATCCTAGTGAAACTAGCCGACATTCGAAAAGAAGTGCAGTGCCCTATCTGCTTAG GGATAATACGTAAGACAAGGACAGTAATGGAATGCCTGCATCGCTTTTGTAGGGAATGTATTGACAAATCAATGAGACTTGG AAACAATGAATGTCCTGCATGCCGCACCCATTGTGCAAGTCGGCGTTCTTTGAGAGATGATCCCAACTATGATGCCCTTATAGCAACCTTATATCCGGATATTGATAAGTATGAAGAAGAG GAACTGGCTTTTCATGAAGAGGAGAAATCCCGCAATAAGAAG ATCCAAGCATACATAACTGAGACATTTCGACGACAATCAGAAGCACTTGGTAGGAGGAGGTCCACAGCTAAAGCTGCTGCAGTATTCGGAAGAAAACCACAAGGAAGTTACCGAAATCATCTGCGTGGAAGAGGCAGAAGTATTGGTGGTGAAACTGCAGCTGCAGGCTctgatgaggaagaagaagaagcaaatggTAATGATGTCACCAAAGATACCTCGTCTGCAGATGAGCCCTCTCCTGAACAAAGGCCGAAGAGATGCAAGAGATGGGGGGCTCCTCGATCTTCACCAGCTAGAACAGCAGGCAGTGGTGATGTTGGCTCCGAGGAAAACGACGATTTTGAAGTCAACAGAGAGCCCCTTGGGACATCGCCTTTGCGAGCAGGAAACAGAGAGATGCTTGCATGGGGTAAGAATGGTACACGTAGTCAAACTAGACATAGCAGTACTAGTGGTTTAAATGGTAGATTGGTCAAGGGTGGGCGCTTGGCCAAATTGGTGGACTGCCTGCGCAATTTAGATGAAGCTGATGATGAG TTTGATGTGCATCTGACCCTGGTTCCTTTGGATGATGAAAATATGCCAAATTTGGAACAGCCATATCTTTGCTGCCGGCCAACCCTGTCAATTAGACATCTTTGCCAA TTTATCGCTCTTCAGACATCTGTCCAAGCTGAAGAAGTTGAGATGTATGCGAGGAAACCTCAATGCCGAAATTTAGCAGTTGGGGCTTCCAACTCAATGGACGAGGCGTCGACTGATCCTTCCATAGGCCTCCAGATGTTGGAGGGACAAGAATCTCTAGCAGCGATTTGTGCTTCTTTCACGAGTGACCAAGGGG